From the Sphingomonas mesophila genome, one window contains:
- a CDS encoding substrate-binding domain-containing protein: MNRILLLAAASAVTFASAADARTQMRAVGSSTVYPFAKAAAERVARANPRLGAPVIESTGTGAGFKLFCSGVGERFPDVSNASRRMKASEAKMCAANGVAQITEIQIGLDGLALATARSTGISGLTQRDLYLALAKTPFGKAQKARTWKDVNGRLPAIPIRVFGPPPTSGTRDSLNELIMSAGCETNAAMVAMKKSNESKYKTICQGIREDGAFIQAGENDNLIVQKLAANPNTLGFFGYSFLEENQNKLKGVAINGVQPTYQSIAGFSYPGARPLYIYVKNAHVRAIPAIRAFVAEMTKESAIGPNGYMKQLGLVAAPNNVRARSQQAARQMSPLNLASLK, encoded by the coding sequence ATGAACCGCATTTTGTTGCTCGCCGCCGCGTCGGCCGTCACCTTCGCATCGGCCGCCGATGCCCGCACGCAGATGCGCGCGGTCGGCTCGTCGACCGTCTATCCGTTCGCCAAGGCCGCCGCCGAGCGAGTCGCCCGGGCCAACCCGCGGCTCGGCGCTCCGGTGATCGAATCGACCGGCACCGGCGCCGGCTTCAAGCTGTTCTGCTCGGGCGTCGGCGAGCGCTTCCCCGACGTGTCCAACGCGTCGCGGCGGATGAAGGCGTCGGAAGCGAAGATGTGCGCCGCCAACGGCGTCGCCCAGATCACCGAAATCCAGATCGGCCTCGACGGGCTGGCGCTGGCCACCGCGCGCTCGACCGGGATTTCCGGACTGACCCAGCGCGACCTCTATCTCGCGCTCGCCAAGACCCCGTTCGGCAAGGCGCAGAAGGCGCGCACCTGGAAGGACGTCAACGGCCGCCTGCCCGCCATCCCGATCCGCGTATTCGGCCCGCCGCCGACCAGCGGCACGCGCGATTCGCTTAACGAGCTGATCATGTCCGCCGGCTGCGAGACCAATGCGGCGATGGTGGCGATGAAGAAGTCGAACGAATCGAAGTACAAGACGATCTGCCAGGGCATCCGAGAGGACGGCGCCTTCATCCAGGCCGGCGAGAACGACAATCTCATCGTCCAGAAGCTTGCCGCCAATCCGAACACGCTCGGCTTCTTCGGCTACAGCTTCCTCGAGGAAAACCAGAACAAGCTGAAGGGCGTGGCAATCAACGGCGTCCAGCCGACCTACCAGAGCATCGCCGGCTTCAGCTATCCGGGCGCGCGCCCGCTCTACATCTACGTCAAGAATGCACACGTCCGGGCGATCCCGGCGATCCGCGCCTTCGTCGCCGAGATGACCAAGGAAAGCGCGATCGGACCCAACGGCTACATGAAGCAGCTCGGCCTGGTCGCGGCGCCGAACAACGTCCGCGCGCGAAGCCAGCAGGCCGCCCGCCAGATGTCGCCGCTCAACCTCGCCAGCCTGAAGTAG
- a CDS encoding acyl-CoA thioesterase, whose amino-acid sequence MTKPRGEPILRVVPGPSDINANGHIFGGWVLSQMDIAAGIVAARRADGPVATVAIDKMEFIEPIHLRDLISVYAEIERVGRTSIAIRVEVVATRDRGARHLKVTEALFTFVALDADNRPRPVDQPPPAAA is encoded by the coding sequence ATGACCAAGCCACGCGGCGAGCCGATCCTGCGAGTCGTGCCCGGCCCAAGCGACATCAACGCCAACGGCCACATCTTCGGCGGCTGGGTGCTGAGCCAGATGGACATCGCGGCTGGCATCGTCGCCGCGCGCCGCGCCGACGGCCCGGTGGCGACGGTGGCGATCGACAAGATGGAGTTCATCGAGCCCATTCACCTGCGCGACCTGATCAGCGTCTATGCCGAGATCGAGCGGGTCGGCCGGACCTCGATCGCGATTCGGGTCGAGGTGGTCGCGACCCGCGATCGCGGAGCGCGCCACCTCAAGGTCACCGAGGCCTTGTTCACCTTCGTCGCGCTCGATGCTGACAACCGGCCGCGGCCGGTCGACCAGCCGCCGCCGGCCGCCGCCTAG
- the hisS gene encoding histidine--tRNA ligase, with amino-acid sequence MSASTPQPVRGMQSLLGEEAERMAAVVAAFDRVRRLFGFKRVEVPVLEPTAVFARSLGETTDVVSKEMYSFEDKGGDSVTLRPEFTAGIARAFLSEGWQQYAPLKVATHGPAFRYERPQKGRFRQFHQLDAEIIGAAEPQADVETIALGAQLLSELGIEGVILKLNTLGDPETRAAWRDALYEHFAAHRNDLSEDSRERLERNPLRILDSKAHADWPIADSAPVIDDFLTSEASDFFAAVTAGLDSAGVAWERAPRLVRGLDYYRHTAFEFITDQLGSQGTVLAGGRYDGLIESLGGPHTPAVGWAAGIERLAMMIGAPEADTSRAVVIPLGGAAEAVAGKVLAELRRAGVAADMAYRGNMKKRLQRANAAGARFAVILGEDEIAAGEAQVKDLASGEQRAVAFAALAEAVRA; translated from the coding sequence ATGAGTGCGTCCACCCCCCAGCCCGTGCGCGGAATGCAGAGCCTGCTTGGCGAGGAGGCCGAGCGGATGGCGGCGGTGGTCGCGGCGTTCGACCGGGTGCGGCGGCTGTTCGGCTTCAAGCGGGTCGAGGTGCCGGTGCTCGAGCCGACCGCGGTGTTCGCGCGCTCGCTCGGCGAGACCACCGACGTGGTGTCGAAGGAAATGTATTCGTTCGAGGACAAGGGCGGCGATTCAGTGACGCTTCGGCCCGAGTTCACCGCCGGCATCGCGCGCGCTTTTCTGAGCGAGGGGTGGCAGCAATATGCGCCGCTCAAGGTGGCGACGCACGGGCCCGCGTTTCGCTACGAGCGGCCGCAGAAGGGGCGCTTCCGGCAATTCCACCAGCTCGACGCGGAAATTATCGGCGCGGCTGAGCCGCAGGCGGATGTCGAGACGATCGCGCTCGGCGCGCAGCTCCTGAGCGAGCTCGGCATCGAGGGCGTGATCCTCAAGCTCAACACGCTGGGTGATCCGGAAACGCGGGCGGCGTGGCGCGATGCGCTGTACGAACATTTCGCCGCGCACCGGAACGATCTGTCGGAGGACAGCCGCGAGCGGCTCGAGCGCAACCCGCTGCGGATCCTCGACAGCAAGGCGCATGCCGACTGGCCGATCGCCGACAGCGCGCCGGTGATCGACGATTTCCTGACCAGCGAGGCAAGCGACTTTTTCGCCGCCGTCACCGCCGGGCTCGATTCGGCCGGGGTCGCGTGGGAGCGCGCGCCGCGGCTGGTCCGCGGCCTCGATTATTACCGCCACACGGCGTTCGAATTTATCACCGACCAATTGGGCTCGCAGGGCACGGTGCTGGCCGGCGGGCGCTACGACGGGCTGATCGAAAGCCTCGGCGGGCCGCACACGCCGGCGGTCGGCTGGGCGGCGGGGATCGAGCGGCTGGCGATGATGATCGGTGCGCCGGAAGCGGACACCAGCCGGGCGGTGGTGATCCCGCTCGGCGGCGCGGCCGAGGCGGTTGCGGGCAAGGTGCTGGCCGAGCTGCGCCGCGCCGGGGTCGCCGCCGACATGGCCTATCGCGGCAACATGAAGAAGCGGCTCCAGCGGGCCAATGCCGCCGGCGCTCGGTTCGCGGTGATCCTCGGCGAAGACGAGATCGCGGCGGGCGAGGCGCAGGTGAAAGACCTGGCGAGCGGCGAGCAGCGCGCCGTGGCGTTCGCCGCCTTGGCCGAGGCGGTCCGCGCGTGA
- a CDS encoding ATP-dependent DNA ligase, with product MTEAIAPMEALLAAELPDGTGWQYEPKWDGFRCIAVRDGAAVELWSKSGKPLARYFPEVAEMIGAMRARRFVIDGELLIAAGDAVSFDALQLRLHPAASRIAKLSAATPALFMAFDCLAHGARTLAAEPLARRRAALEALLAKESHERLMLSPAAGDRATALGWLERSGGALDGVIAKRLDEPYRPGERAMVKVKLKRSADCVVGGFRYGKGSRQVASLLLGLYDDDGLLHHVGFTSALDATERTAWTAELAPLVGGAGFTGNAPGGPSRWATERSSEWQPLDPRIVIEVEYDQVTSGRFRHGTRLLRRRPDKDPRQCTCDQLAPPLTPDQLEQLVTHRLDR from the coding sequence ATGACCGAAGCAATCGCCCCGATGGAAGCGCTGCTCGCGGCCGAGCTGCCGGACGGCACCGGCTGGCAGTACGAGCCCAAGTGGGACGGCTTCCGCTGCATCGCGGTCCGCGACGGCGCGGCGGTCGAATTGTGGTCCAAGTCGGGCAAGCCGCTGGCGCGCTACTTCCCCGAAGTCGCCGAGATGATCGGAGCGATGCGCGCCCGGCGCTTCGTCATCGATGGCGAGCTGCTGATCGCGGCGGGCGACGCGGTGTCGTTCGACGCGCTTCAGCTGCGCCTGCACCCCGCCGCGAGCCGTATCGCCAAGCTGTCGGCCGCCACCCCGGCGTTGTTCATGGCGTTCGACTGCCTTGCCCATGGTGCGCGAACCCTTGCGGCCGAGCCACTCGCCAGGCGACGGGCCGCGCTTGAGGCGCTGCTGGCCAAGGAGAGCCACGAGCGGTTGATGCTGTCGCCAGCGGCCGGCGATCGTGCGACGGCCCTCGGCTGGCTCGAACGCAGCGGCGGGGCGCTCGACGGGGTAATCGCCAAGCGGCTCGACGAACCGTACCGGCCGGGCGAGCGGGCAATGGTCAAGGTCAAATTGAAGCGCAGCGCCGACTGCGTGGTCGGCGGGTTTCGCTATGGCAAAGGCAGCCGCCAGGTCGCCTCGCTGTTGCTCGGCCTCTACGATGACGACGGCCTGCTCCACCATGTCGGCTTCACCTCGGCGCTCGACGCGACCGAGCGCACGGCCTGGACCGCCGAGCTTGCGCCGCTGGTCGGGGGCGCCGGCTTCACCGGTAACGCCCCGGGCGGGCCGAGCCGCTGGGCGACCGAGCGCTCGAGCGAATGGCAGCCACTCGACCCGCGGATCGTGATCGAGGTCGAGTATGACCAGGTCACGTCGGGCCGCTTCCGCCACGGAACGCGCCTGCTGCGCCGCCGCCCGGACAAGGATCCGCGGCAATGCACCTGCGATCAGCTTGCGCCGCCGCTGACCCCGGACCAGCTTGAGCAACTCGTTACCCACCGGCTCGATCGATAA
- the prmC gene encoding peptide chain release factor N(5)-glutamine methyltransferase has product MSGIDRALARGAALLKETSETPRLDAELLMAHALGLERDALLLRPPQVAAPAEFDAFIARRALGEPVAYITGRRAFWNIELEVGPGALVPRPDSETLIVAALDHFGKGAPSRILDLGTGPGTLLLAALDQWPRATGIGVDASPEALDYARANATRLGLAQRATFRRGDWANGIAEAFDLVLVNPPYVAEDAELGPGVAEYEPGEALFAGPDGLDDYRRIAPDIARLIAPGGIAAIEIGSDQAEAVTALLAGHGLTARLERDLAGRPRALTAAP; this is encoded by the coding sequence ATGAGCGGGATCGACCGCGCGCTGGCGCGGGGCGCGGCGCTGCTCAAGGAGACCAGCGAGACCCCGCGGCTCGATGCCGAATTGCTGATGGCCCACGCCCTCGGGCTGGAGCGCGACGCCCTGCTGCTCCGCCCGCCGCAGGTCGCCGCGCCGGCCGAGTTCGATGCCTTCATCGCCCGCCGCGCGCTCGGCGAGCCGGTCGCCTACATCACCGGCCGGCGCGCGTTCTGGAATATCGAGCTGGAGGTCGGACCCGGAGCGCTGGTGCCGCGGCCCGACAGCGAGACGCTGATCGTCGCCGCGCTCGACCATTTCGGGAAGGGTGCGCCGAGCCGGATCCTCGACCTCGGCACCGGTCCGGGGACGCTGCTGCTCGCCGCGCTCGACCAATGGCCGCGCGCCACCGGGATCGGGGTCGACGCCTCGCCCGAAGCGCTCGATTATGCCCGCGCCAACGCAACCCGGCTCGGCCTGGCCCAGCGCGCGACCTTTCGCCGCGGCGACTGGGCCAACGGGATCGCGGAGGCGTTCGACCTGGTGCTGGTCAACCCGCCCTATGTCGCGGAGGATGCCGAGCTTGGGCCAGGCGTCGCCGAGTACGAGCCGGGCGAGGCGCTGTTCGCCGGGCCCGACGGGCTCGACGATTATCGCCGCATCGCGCCCGACATCGCGCGGCTGATCGCGCCGGGCGGGATCGCCGCAATCGAGATCGGCAGCGACCAGGCCGAGGCGGTCACCGCGCTGCTTGCCGGGCACGGCCTCACCGCCCGGCTCGAGCGCGACCTCGCCGGGCGGCCGCGCGCACTGACCGCGGCGCCCTGA
- the prfA gene encoding peptide chain release factor 1 — MKPISSDIIASIEAKKHDLAAAMASGDVAPDEFVRLSKEYAQVEPVAAAAREVRRLRAERDSLTEMTRDADADMRAMAEEELAAIERQLPEAERALALQLLPKDAADERAAMLEVRAGTGGDEAALFAGDLLRMYQRFAEEQGWRFELISASASDVGGYKEAVASIAGSGVFARLKFESGVHRVQRVPATESGGRIHTSAATVAVLPEAEEVDVQIDDKDLRIDVYRSSGPGGQSVNTTDSAVRITHLPTGLVVIQQDEKSQHKNKAKALKVLRTRLFELERERLANERAGARRSMVGSGDRSERIRTYNFPQGRVTDHRINLTLHKLDEILAGPGLAELTEALIAEDEAARLASLDEA; from the coding sequence GTGAAGCCGATTTCGTCGGACATTATCGCCTCGATCGAGGCGAAGAAGCATGACCTTGCCGCGGCGATGGCCTCGGGGGATGTGGCGCCCGACGAGTTCGTCCGGCTGAGCAAGGAATATGCACAGGTCGAGCCGGTCGCGGCGGCGGCGCGCGAGGTGCGCCGGCTGCGGGCCGAGCGCGACAGCCTGACCGAGATGACCCGCGACGCCGATGCCGACATGCGGGCGATGGCCGAGGAGGAGCTGGCGGCGATCGAGCGGCAATTGCCCGAGGCGGAGCGGGCGCTGGCGCTGCAATTGCTGCCCAAGGACGCGGCCGACGAGCGCGCGGCGATGCTCGAGGTGCGGGCCGGGACCGGCGGCGACGAGGCGGCGCTGTTCGCCGGCGACCTGCTGCGCATGTACCAGCGCTTTGCCGAGGAGCAGGGCTGGCGGTTCGAGCTGATCAGCGCCTCGGCGTCGGACGTCGGCGGCTACAAGGAAGCGGTCGCCTCGATCGCCGGAAGCGGTGTGTTCGCGCGATTGAAGTTCGAGAGCGGGGTGCACCGCGTCCAGCGCGTGCCGGCGACCGAGAGCGGCGGGCGGATCCATACCTCGGCGGCGACGGTGGCGGTGCTGCCCGAGGCGGAAGAGGTCGACGTCCAGATCGACGACAAGGATCTGCGCATCGACGTCTATCGCTCGTCCGGGCCGGGCGGGCAGTCGGTCAACACCACCGACAGCGCGGTCCGGATCACCCACTTGCCGACCGGGCTGGTGGTCATCCAGCAGGACGAGAAGAGCCAGCACAAGAACAAGGCCAAGGCGCTGAAGGTCCTGCGCACGCGCCTGTTCGAGCTCGAGCGCGAGCGGCTGGCGAACGAGCGGGCGGGCGCGCGGCGGTCGATGGTCGGATCGGGTGACCGCTCGGAGCGGATCCGCACCTACAATTTCCCGCAGGGGCGGGTGACCGACCACCGAATCAACCTGACGCTGCACAAGCTCGACGAGATCCTTGCCGGGCCGGGGCTCGCCGAGCTGACCGAGGCGCTAATCGCCGAGGACGAGGCGGCGCGCCTCGCCAGCCTCGACGAGGCATGA
- a CDS encoding DUF4167 domain-containing protein — protein MRQGNQHLINNRQGGRRRGRGGQRPQGMSGNSGNARDNRQRGNAAQLLEKYKNMARDAQLAGDRVQTEYYLQFADHYFRVLGEGRARFEEQRRQNGDEDGDDEGDEMMEADGEGDYEVAERQPRRRPEQREQRADRPERGDRGDRPERPERAERAEPREIRRERRPANGRADHDETAQRMPFDALPPAIGGDDRGGDEEAAAEPVARPRRTRRPRVEDSDGEGAAA, from the coding sequence GTGCGACAGGGAAACCAGCATTTGATCAATAATCGTCAGGGCGGCCGTCGTCGTGGCCGCGGTGGACAGCGTCCCCAGGGTATGTCGGGTAACAGCGGCAACGCCCGCGACAACCGGCAGCGCGGCAATGCCGCCCAGTTGCTCGAGAAGTACAAGAACATGGCGCGCGACGCGCAGCTCGCCGGCGACCGCGTGCAGACCGAATATTACCTGCAGTTCGCGGACCATTATTTCCGGGTCCTCGGCGAAGGCCGGGCGCGGTTCGAGGAACAGCGCCGCCAGAACGGCGACGAGGACGGCGACGACGAGGGCGACGAGATGATGGAGGCCGACGGCGAGGGCGACTATGAGGTTGCCGAGCGCCAGCCGCGCCGCCGCCCCGAGCAGCGCGAGCAGCGCGCCGACCGTCCCGAGCGTGGCGACCGCGGCGATCGTCCGGAACGTCCCGAACGCGCCGAGCGTGCCGAGCCGCGCGAGATTCGCCGCGAGCGTCGCCCGGCCAATGGCCGCGCCGACCATGACGAGACGGCGCAGCGCATGCCGTTCGACGCCTTGCCGCCGGCGATTGGCGGGGACGACCGCGGCGGTGACGAGGAAGCGGCGGCCGAGCCGGTCGCCCGTCCGCGCCGCACACGCCGGCCCCGGGTCGAGGACAGTGACGGCGAGGGCGCCGCGGCCTGA
- the ppa gene encoding inorganic diphosphatase, with the protein MNIDLISSGHDVPNSINVLIEVPIGGEPVKYEFDKKSGAMVVDRILHTPMRYPTNYGFIPHTLCDDGDPLDCLVMTRWTLQPGVVIACRPIGVLYLEDEAGGDEKVLAVPVTRVSPYYRNVENYTDLPPIVVEQIEHFFTHYKDLEPEKWVRVGTWGDAAAARKVIEQSIVR; encoded by the coding sequence ATGAACATCGACCTCATTTCCAGCGGGCACGACGTGCCCAATTCGATCAACGTGCTGATCGAGGTGCCGATCGGCGGCGAGCCGGTGAAGTATGAATTCGACAAGAAGTCGGGCGCGATGGTGGTCGACCGGATCCTCCACACGCCGATGCGCTACCCGACCAATTACGGTTTCATCCCCCACACCCTGTGCGACGACGGCGACCCGCTCGATTGCCTGGTGATGACCCGCTGGACGCTCCAGCCGGGAGTGGTCATCGCCTGCCGCCCGATCGGCGTGCTTTATCTCGAGGACGAGGCCGGCGGCGACGAGAAGGTGCTGGCGGTGCCGGTCACCCGCGTCTCGCCTTATTATCGCAATGTCGAGAATTACACTGACCTGCCGCCGATCGTGGTCGAGCAGATCGAGCATTTCTTCACCCACTATAAGGACCTCGAGCCCGAGAAGTGGGTCCGCGTCGGCACCTGGGGCGACGCCGCCGCGGCGCGCAAGGTGATCGAGCAGTCGATCGTCCGCTAG
- a CDS encoding OprO/OprP family phosphate-selective porin has product MTRQIVIAALLGASSLAIAAPALAQEAPAEPVVEQTEPDTSDAAADAAIAAAQPVDEAQAKIELLTEQVAALQASLAAIQAQMTATTPSWKGAPLLEDKENGWSFKPRGRIQYDAGFVGNPEDDIVSRNLGFNSRVRRFRLGAEGTIPGGFGYKAEVDFAGASVGFGDVIITYQPKGKPWNVTIGNHETFNGLEQMSSSRFLSFLERAAFDDAFINTRRIGLSAGYANEAGTFRINGGLFAAHSIDSSLDNDGWIAATRAVYSPMSGSNQLHFGANIQHRNFQSNNGTTAASSSGQPSTNQLARYRARPFSQLTDVRFVDTQNFAAKSDTIFGLEAAGIFKSLHLVAEAQYLTTNAYDEGQTIAAGDPLDLFPAASQFVPDGDPNFWGGYVEAGYYFTGETRGYKNGLWDRTKVLKPFSKGGWGALQLNARLDYLDLDSSKLKSGCSNNFVTGVCTGVAQLQKGGKQLGFLASLVWLPEDYMRFYLQASHARITGGPFAATVVSVSGDPVDERHYSSSSVQARAQVDF; this is encoded by the coding sequence ATGACTCGCCAGATCGTCATCGCCGCGCTGCTTGGCGCGAGCAGCCTCGCAATCGCCGCTCCGGCGCTCGCCCAGGAAGCGCCTGCCGAGCCGGTCGTCGAGCAGACCGAGCCCGACACGTCGGACGCCGCCGCCGATGCCGCGATCGCCGCCGCGCAGCCGGTCGACGAGGCGCAGGCCAAGATCGAGCTGCTGACCGAGCAGGTCGCCGCGCTCCAGGCGTCGCTCGCCGCGATCCAGGCGCAGATGACCGCGACCACCCCGAGCTGGAAGGGCGCGCCCTTGCTCGAGGACAAGGAGAACGGCTGGTCGTTCAAGCCGCGCGGGCGGATCCAGTATGACGCCGGCTTCGTCGGCAATCCCGAGGACGACATCGTCAGCCGCAACCTCGGCTTCAACAGCCGCGTGCGCCGCTTCCGGCTCGGCGCCGAGGGCACCATCCCGGGCGGCTTCGGCTACAAGGCGGAGGTCGATTTCGCGGGCGCGTCGGTCGGCTTCGGCGACGTCATCATCACCTACCAGCCCAAGGGCAAGCCGTGGAACGTGACGATCGGCAATCACGAGACCTTCAACGGCCTCGAGCAGATGTCGAGCTCGCGCTTCCTGTCGTTCCTCGAGCGGGCGGCGTTCGACGATGCGTTCATCAATACGCGGCGAATCGGGCTCAGCGCCGGCTACGCCAACGAGGCCGGGACGTTTCGCATCAACGGCGGCCTGTTTGCCGCCCACTCGATCGATTCGTCGCTCGACAACGACGGCTGGATCGCCGCCACCCGCGCGGTCTATTCGCCGATGTCGGGCAGCAATCAGCTGCACTTCGGCGCCAACATCCAGCACCGCAACTTCCAGTCGAACAACGGCACGACCGCGGCATCCTCGTCGGGCCAGCCGTCGACCAACCAGCTCGCCCGTTATCGCGCCCGGCCGTTCAGCCAGCTGACCGACGTGCGCTTCGTCGACACGCAGAATTTCGCGGCCAAGAGCGACACCATCTTCGGGCTCGAGGCGGCCGGTATCTTCAAGTCGCTGCACCTGGTGGCCGAAGCGCAATATCTGACGACCAACGCCTATGACGAGGGCCAGACGATCGCCGCCGGCGATCCGCTCGACCTGTTCCCCGCCGCGAGCCAGTTCGTGCCCGACGGCGACCCCAATTTCTGGGGCGGCTATGTCGAGGCGGGCTATTATTTCACCGGTGAGACGCGCGGCTACAAGAACGGCCTGTGGGACCGCACCAAGGTGCTCAAGCCATTCAGCAAGGGTGGCTGGGGCGCGCTCCAGCTCAACGCCCGGCTCGATTACCTCGACCTCGATTCGAGCAAGCTTAAGAGCGGCTGCAGCAACAATTTCGTGACCGGCGTGTGCACCGGCGTGGCGCAGCTGCAAAAGGGCGGCAAGCAGCTTGGCTTCCTCGCCAGCCTGGTGTGGTTGCCCGAGGATTACATGCGCTTCTACCTTCAGGCGAGCCATGCGCGGATCACCGGCGGGCCGTTCGCGGCGACGGTGGTGTCGGTGTCGGGCGATCCGGTCGACGAGCGCCACTACAGCTCGTCGTCGGTCCAGGCCCGCGCCCAGGTCGACTTCTAG
- a CDS encoding CBS domain-containing protein, whose translation MSIAAILADKGAEVVTIEAAAPLRDAIELLGANRIGALPVMAGGAVAGVLSERDLVYCLRANGAEVLDWPVEKAMTAPAVTVARDTDVLHALALMTKRRIRHLPVVEGETLLGLVSIGDLVKFRIDRIEADAAAMRDYIQSA comes from the coding sequence ATGAGCATTGCCGCGATTCTCGCCGACAAGGGCGCCGAGGTGGTCACCATCGAAGCCGCCGCGCCGCTGCGCGACGCGATCGAGCTGCTCGGCGCGAATCGGATCGGGGCGCTGCCGGTGATGGCCGGCGGAGCGGTCGCCGGAGTGCTGTCGGAGCGCGACCTGGTCTACTGCCTGCGCGCGAACGGCGCCGAGGTGCTCGACTGGCCGGTCGAGAAAGCGATGACCGCGCCGGCGGTGACCGTGGCGCGCGACACCGACGTGCTTCATGCGCTGGCGCTGATGACCAAGCGGCGGATCCGCCACCTGCCGGTGGTCGAGGGCGAGACCCTGCTCGGGCTGGTGTCGATCGGCGACCTGGTGAAGTTCCGCATCGACCGGATCGAGGCGGACGCGGCGGCGATGCGCGATTACATTCAGTCGGCGTAA